In the Maribacter sp. MJ134 genome, one interval contains:
- a CDS encoding alpha/beta fold hydrolase → MKTIRRILTLSILLITLCGTAQQYPFEVEVKGKGQPILLFPGFTCTGEVWEATVAALSKDYECHVFTFAGFGEVPVVEKPWFPKIKEGVESYIKNQNLKNVVVLGHSLGGTLGLWLATENDHALSKLIIIDALPATGALMIPNYDSEALAYESPWNKQMLSMEAKAFEAMAEQMASGMTLNKEKQVLVKNWMLKADRETYVYGYTDLLKLDLRADIVKINIPVTILAATEPYGLEMAKSTYAKQYANLEDYDLEFAEGTAHFVMYDNPSWFQEKLFHSLEN, encoded by the coding sequence ATGAAAACAATTCGAAGAATACTTACGTTAAGCATTTTACTGATCACATTATGCGGTACCGCACAGCAATACCCTTTTGAAGTAGAGGTAAAAGGTAAAGGTCAGCCTATATTACTTTTTCCAGGATTTACGTGCACAGGAGAAGTGTGGGAAGCTACGGTGGCAGCGCTTTCTAAAGATTACGAATGCCATGTTTTTACCTTTGCTGGCTTTGGAGAGGTTCCTGTAGTTGAAAAACCTTGGTTCCCAAAAATAAAGGAAGGCGTAGAAAGTTATATTAAAAATCAAAATCTTAAAAATGTAGTTGTTCTGGGACATAGTCTCGGCGGAACCTTAGGCCTCTGGTTGGCTACCGAAAATGACCACGCCCTTTCAAAACTTATTATTATAGATGCACTACCTGCGACCGGGGCGCTTATGATACCTAACTATGACAGTGAAGCCCTCGCCTACGAAAGTCCTTGGAACAAACAAATGCTTTCCATGGAGGCTAAGGCATTTGAAGCAATGGCAGAGCAAATGGCTTCCGGAATGACCCTAAACAAGGAGAAACAGGTCCTTGTCAAGAATTGGATGCTAAAGGCAGATAGGGAAACCTATGTTTATGGGTATACCGATTTATTAAAGCTCGATTTAAGAGCCGATATTGTCAAAATAAATATTCCGGTCACCATTTTGGCCGCAACGGAACCCTACGGCCTAGAAATGGCCAAAAGCACCTACGCTAAACAATACGCTAATCTGGAAGACTATGATTTAGAATTTGCGGAAGGAACTGCACATTTTGTCATGTATGACAATCCTAGTTGGTTTCAAGAAAAATTGTTTCATAGCTTAGAGAACTAA
- a CDS encoding TCR/Tet family MFS transporter — translation MKSKKTALLFIFITILVDVIGIGIILPIIPDLIMELTGEGTAMAVIYGMWLTTAFAGMQFLFSPVLGEISDRFGRRPILLIALLGLSIDYLIHAWAPTITWLFLGRFLAGITGASFTVASAYIADISTKEEKAKNFGLIGAAFGLGFIIGPGIGGFFGELDIRLPFYIAAGLTFANFLFGWFFVPESLTLENRRPINVLKMIPGVSLVSLRNYKGVLLLIFAFFLANLAGQALPSTWSYYGIERYDWSPREIGISLMVVGLLVAIAQGFLVGVLVKKFGKRTVVISGFLLWTVGMFLFSLASAPWMLYAFLIPYALGGVAGPTVQGVISNQVSEKEQGNLQGAITGLISVTAILGQLIFSPVFYYFIRPESDIYYPGASYTLAALFLFIAFLFASLAMKRMDLSDEITEVA, via the coding sequence ATGAAATCAAAGAAAACAGCGCTACTCTTTATTTTTATCACCATTCTTGTAGACGTTATAGGCATAGGAATAATTCTGCCCATAATTCCGGATTTGATAATGGAATTAACAGGTGAGGGTACCGCCATGGCCGTTATCTACGGAATGTGGCTAACTACCGCTTTTGCTGGAATGCAATTTTTGTTCTCACCCGTTCTTGGGGAAATTTCCGATAGATTCGGAAGACGACCTATTCTTTTAATAGCACTTTTAGGATTAAGTATAGACTATTTAATACATGCCTGGGCGCCCACTATTACTTGGTTATTTCTAGGAAGGTTCCTTGCGGGAATTACCGGCGCAAGTTTCACAGTTGCATCGGCTTACATTGCAGATATCAGTACCAAGGAAGAAAAGGCCAAGAATTTTGGTCTCATCGGGGCAGCTTTTGGATTGGGATTTATCATTGGACCGGGAATTGGTGGTTTTTTTGGGGAATTAGACATTAGGCTGCCTTTCTATATTGCAGCGGGACTAACCTTTGCGAATTTTCTTTTTGGATGGTTTTTTGTTCCAGAATCGTTAACGCTAGAGAATAGAAGGCCTATAAATGTATTAAAGATGATTCCTGGGGTTTCCTTAGTGAGCCTTAGGAACTATAAAGGGGTGCTACTTTTAATATTTGCTTTCTTCCTAGCAAATCTTGCAGGTCAGGCGCTACCTTCTACATGGTCGTATTATGGTATTGAACGATATGACTGGAGCCCAAGGGAAATAGGGATTTCTCTCATGGTAGTTGGGCTTCTGGTAGCTATAGCCCAAGGATTTTTAGTGGGAGTACTTGTGAAAAAATTTGGGAAAAGAACCGTTGTTATATCAGGTTTCCTATTATGGACAGTTGGGATGTTTCTCTTCTCTCTAGCGTCCGCACCTTGGATGTTGTACGCCTTTTTAATTCCGTATGCTCTGGGAGGTGTCGCCGGACCTACCGTTCAAGGAGTTATATCCAATCAAGTTTCTGAAAAGGAGCAGGGCAATCTACAGGGAGCCATTACAGGCCTAATAAGTGTAACGGCCATATTGGGTCAACTGATTTTCTCACCTGTTTTCTATTATTTCATTCGTCCTGAAAGCGATATTTATTATCCGGGAGCTTCTTATACCTTAGCTGCCCTTTTCTTGTTCATTGCCTTTTTATTTGCCTCTCTAGCCATGAAACGCATGGACCTCTCGGACGAAATAACGGAAGTAGCTTAG
- a CDS encoding sulfatase, with protein MKKLHFTTVPLLALLLTVSCQHKEVEKKVAKKPNIIFIMSDDHAYQAISAYSSRLIETPNIDRIAKGGIKFTNASVTNSICAPSRATILTGKHNHINGKTDNRRPFDTTQVTFPQIFQKAGYETAMFGKLHFGNNPKGVDDFMILPGQGNYINPDFNTPHGDTTITGYVTDIITDITINWLDKKRNPEKPFMLMYLHKAPHRPWWPSPEKFQEFYGKTFPEPATLFDDYSNRGTAAKTAEMNLLRHMMYNHDSKIRPDLTEKMQPEPVVPEFEGAFDNPYTNRATDAQKALYEPILDKINKDFETNWPQMNDEEKMRWKYQRYMQDYLACISSVDDNVGRVLDYLDVNGLSDNTMVIYTSDQGFYLGEHGWFDKRFIYDESFKTPLLIRWPNKIKPGITNEEMVQNLDFAQTMLEAAQIEAPNDMQGESLMPLLTSNDTNWTRDAVYYHYYEYPAVHQVKRHYGIVTIDHKLVHFYYDVDEWELYDRKKDPNEINNVYNDPAYANVVAELKLKLEDLRKHYGDSDELNQKYIDLDLERNMK; from the coding sequence ATGAAAAAACTACACTTTACGACAGTACCTCTTCTAGCCTTACTACTGACTGTTTCATGTCAACACAAAGAAGTTGAAAAAAAGGTGGCCAAAAAACCGAACATTATTTTCATCATGTCAGATGACCACGCGTACCAAGCCATTAGTGCCTACAGTTCCAGACTAATTGAGACCCCCAATATTGATAGAATTGCAAAAGGAGGTATCAAGTTTACCAATGCCAGCGTTACGAACTCCATCTGTGCCCCTTCTAGAGCAACAATTCTTACGGGCAAACACAATCATATAAACGGAAAGACAGATAATCGGCGACCTTTTGATACCACGCAGGTAACGTTTCCCCAAATCTTCCAAAAGGCAGGTTATGAAACCGCCATGTTTGGAAAACTGCATTTTGGCAATAATCCAAAAGGGGTAGATGACTTCATGATCTTACCCGGCCAAGGTAATTATATCAATCCCGATTTTAATACTCCCCATGGAGACACTACCATAACAGGTTACGTTACCGATATTATAACCGATATTACCATAAACTGGTTAGATAAGAAAAGAAATCCCGAAAAACCCTTTATGCTCATGTACCTGCACAAAGCACCACATCGACCGTGGTGGCCCAGTCCAGAAAAGTTCCAAGAATTTTATGGCAAGACATTTCCAGAGCCTGCAACATTGTTCGACGATTATAGTAATAGAGGTACAGCTGCGAAAACCGCAGAGATGAATTTACTGCGTCATATGATGTACAATCACGATAGTAAGATTCGCCCTGACCTTACCGAAAAGATGCAGCCAGAACCTGTTGTCCCAGAATTTGAAGGTGCCTTTGACAACCCCTATACCAATAGAGCAACAGACGCCCAAAAAGCGTTGTACGAGCCAATTTTAGATAAAATCAATAAGGACTTTGAAACCAATTGGCCCCAAATGAACGATGAGGAGAAAATGCGTTGGAAATACCAGAGGTACATGCAAGATTATCTGGCCTGTATTTCTTCAGTAGACGACAATGTGGGAAGAGTGTTGGATTATTTGGATGTCAATGGACTATCGGATAATACAATGGTTATCTATACCTCTGATCAGGGCTTTTACTTAGGCGAACACGGCTGGTTCGATAAGCGATTTATCTACGATGAGTCCTTTAAAACACCTCTGCTCATTCGGTGGCCTAATAAAATAAAGCCCGGTATTACCAATGAGGAAATGGTACAAAACCTTGACTTTGCACAGACCATGTTAGAAGCGGCACAAATTGAAGCTCCAAATGATATGCAGGGTGAAAGTTTAATGCCCCTATTGACCTCTAATGATACCAATTGGACCAGAGATGCAGTATACTACCATTATTACGAATATCCCGCAGTACATCAGGTAAAAAGGCATTATGGTATAGTTACCATTGATCATAAATTAGTCCATTTTTATTATGATGTTGATGAGTGGGAGTTATATGACCGCAAGAAAGACCCAAATGAAATAAACAATGTTTATAACGATCCTGCGTACGCTAACGTAGTTGCAGAACTAAAGTTGAAGTTAGAAGATTTACGTAAACACTACGGAGACTCGGATGAACTTAATCAAAAATATATTGATTTAGACTTGGAGCGCAATATGAAGTAA
- the atpG gene encoding ATP synthase F1 subunit gamma gives MANLKEIRNRIASVSSTMQITSAMKMVSAAKLKKAQDAITAMRPYADKLTELLQSLSASLDADSGSKYSDNRSVNKVLVVGITSNRGLCGAFNTNILKQCSYLAEEAHAGKQVDFVAIGKKANDFLGKKYTVIANHSDIYDDLTFDRSAAIAESLMEQFTNGSYDRIEIVYNKFKNAATQIIMTEQFLPIVPIEGEENASADYIFEPSKEEIVEQLIPKSLKTQLYKGIRDSFASEHGARMTAMHKATDNATELRNQLKLTYNKARQAAITNEILEIVGGAEALNN, from the coding sequence ATGGCCAATTTAAAGGAGATACGTAATAGGATAGCATCAGTTTCATCAACTATGCAGATTACCAGTGCCATGAAAATGGTTTCTGCTGCAAAATTGAAAAAAGCGCAAGATGCCATTACGGCCATGAGACCTTATGCGGATAAGCTTACGGAATTATTGCAAAGCCTAAGTGCAAGTCTGGATGCTGACTCCGGAAGTAAGTATTCTGATAATCGCTCCGTGAACAAGGTATTAGTGGTAGGTATTACGTCAAACAGAGGGTTGTGTGGCGCTTTTAATACCAATATACTTAAACAATGTTCTTATTTGGCAGAGGAAGCGCATGCCGGTAAACAAGTAGATTTTGTCGCTATCGGAAAGAAAGCGAACGACTTTTTAGGCAAGAAATATACTGTTATTGCAAACCATAGCGATATATATGACGACCTAACCTTTGATCGCAGCGCTGCTATTGCCGAAAGCTTAATGGAGCAGTTCACGAATGGTTCTTATGACCGTATTGAAATTGTTTACAATAAGTTTAAAAATGCCGCAACCCAGATTATCATGACAGAGCAATTTTTACCAATTGTTCCTATTGAAGGAGAGGAGAACGCAAGTGCGGATTATATTTTTGAACCATCCAAAGAGGAAATCGTAGAACAATTGATTCCAAAATCCTTAAAGACACAGTTATATAAGGGAATAAGAGATTCTTTTGCTAGTGAACATGGTGCGCGTATGACAGCAATGCACAAAGCGACCGATAATGCCACCGAACTCAGAAATCAATTAAAACTTACCTACAACAAGGCAAGACAGGCTGCAATTACAAATGAAATTTTGGAAATCGTTGGTGGAGCCGAAGCGTTGAATAACTAA
- the atpA gene encoding F0F1 ATP synthase subunit alpha: MAGVKAAEVSAILKQQLSGFDATATLDEVGTVLQVGDGIARVYGLANAQYGELVEFEGGLEGIVLNLEEDNVGVVLLGPSKAIGEGATVKRTQRIASINVGEGIVGRVVNTLGTPIDGKGPISGKTYEMPLERKAPGVIFREPVTEPLQSGIKAIDAMIPVGRGQRELVIGDRQTGKTTVCIDTILNQKEFYDAGEPVYCIYVAIGQKASTVAGIAQVLEDKGAMAYTTIVAANASDPAPMQVYAPFAGASIGEYFRDTGRPALIIYDDLSKQAVAYREVSLLLRRPPGREAYPGDVFYLHSRLLERAAKVINNDAIAKEMNDLPDVLKPIVKGGGSLTALPIIETQAGDVSAYIPTNVISITDGQIFLEQDLFNQGVRPAINVGISVSRVGGNAQIKSMKKVAGTLKLDQAQFRELEAFAKFGSDLDAATLNVIEKGRRNVEILKQAQNDPFTVEDQVAIIYAGSKNLLRDVPVEKVKEFERDFIEFLNAKHRDVLDTLKAGKLTDEVTETLTAVCKDLSAKYN; encoded by the coding sequence ATGGCAGGAGTAAAAGCCGCTGAAGTTTCAGCAATTTTAAAACAACAATTATCAGGTTTTGATGCAACCGCTACTTTAGATGAAGTAGGAACCGTATTGCAAGTAGGTGATGGTATCGCCAGAGTCTACGGTTTGGCAAATGCACAATATGGTGAATTAGTTGAATTCGAAGGTGGTTTGGAAGGAATCGTTCTAAACTTGGAAGAAGATAATGTTGGGGTTGTACTATTAGGTCCATCCAAAGCTATTGGTGAAGGAGCTACCGTAAAACGTACCCAACGTATCGCATCTATCAATGTTGGGGAAGGAATTGTTGGCCGTGTGGTAAATACATTAGGAACTCCTATCGATGGTAAAGGACCTATTTCCGGTAAAACGTATGAAATGCCACTGGAACGTAAGGCACCAGGGGTTATTTTCCGTGAACCAGTAACAGAGCCATTGCAGTCAGGTATCAAGGCAATTGACGCCATGATTCCTGTAGGTAGAGGACAAAGAGAATTGGTTATTGGTGACCGCCAGACCGGTAAGACTACGGTTTGTATCGATACCATTTTGAACCAAAAAGAATTTTATGATGCAGGGGAACCGGTTTATTGTATTTATGTGGCTATTGGCCAAAAAGCATCTACCGTTGCAGGGATTGCCCAAGTATTGGAGGACAAAGGTGCAATGGCGTATACAACTATTGTAGCTGCTAACGCTTCTGACCCAGCGCCAATGCAGGTTTATGCTCCTTTTGCAGGGGCCTCTATTGGAGAATATTTCAGGGATACAGGTCGTCCTGCATTGATTATATATGATGATTTATCCAAACAGGCAGTTGCTTACCGTGAAGTTTCTTTGTTATTAAGAAGACCACCGGGACGTGAGGCTTATCCTGGGGATGTTTTCTACCTGCATTCTAGATTATTGGAGCGTGCCGCAAAAGTGATCAACAATGATGCGATTGCCAAGGAGATGAACGATTTACCAGACGTGCTTAAACCAATAGTAAAAGGTGGTGGTTCATTAACCGCACTTCCTATTATTGAAACGCAGGCGGGTGACGTATCAGCTTATATTCCAACTAACGTGATTTCAATTACGGACGGACAGATATTCTTGGAGCAAGATTTATTCAACCAAGGTGTGCGTCCGGCTATTAACGTAGGTATTTCCGTATCACGTGTTGGAGGTAATGCGCAGATAAAATCCATGAAAAAGGTAGCAGGTACCTTAAAACTAGATCAAGCTCAGTTCCGTGAACTGGAAGCTTTTGCAAAGTTTGGTTCTGATTTGGATGCCGCTACACTGAACGTCATTGAAAAAGGACGTAGAAACGTTGAAATCCTTAAGCAAGCACAGAACGATCCATTTACCGTAGAAGACCAAGTTGCTATTATCTATGCAGGTTCAAAAAACTTACTTAGAGACGTACCTGTTGAAAAGGTGAAAGAATTTGAGCGAGATTTCATAGAGTTCTTAAACGCTAAACACAGAGATGTTTTAGATACGTTAAAAGCAGGAAAACTTACGGATGAGGTAACTGAGACGTTGACCGCTGTTTGTAAAGATTTGTCTGCAAAATATAACTAG
- the atpH gene encoding ATP synthase F1 subunit delta, with protein MSESRAAIRYAKAILDLAVDNKATDVVEKDMRAVVATVSESKELRDMLASPVISSTSKKEALHKIFKGSNAISEGLITMLVDNKRVAMLNEVALKYIILNEQLKGKDVAFVTTAVPMNATLEKKILKQVTSITGKEVTIENKVDESIIGGFVLRVGDLQYDASIANKLNNIKREFTNSL; from the coding sequence ATGAGCGAATCTAGAGCAGCCATACGTTATGCAAAAGCAATCTTGGATTTGGCAGTAGACAATAAAGCTACTGATGTCGTTGAAAAAGATATGCGTGCAGTTGTGGCGACAGTTTCTGAAAGTAAGGAGTTAAGAGATATGTTGGCCAGTCCGGTTATTTCTAGTACCTCTAAAAAAGAAGCCCTTCATAAAATTTTTAAGGGAAGCAATGCCATTTCAGAAGGTTTAATTACAATGTTAGTGGATAATAAACGGGTGGCTATGCTAAACGAGGTTGCCTTAAAATACATTATCCTTAATGAACAACTAAAAGGAAAAGATGTAGCCTTCGTTACTACTGCAGTTCCTATGAACGCTACTTTGGAAAAGAAAATCTTAAAGCAAGTGACCTCTATTACCGGAAAAGAAGTAACTATCGAAAACAAAGTTGATGAAAGTATCATCGGCGGGTTCGTATTACGTGTTGGAGATTTGCAGTATGATGCTAGTATCGCGAACAAACTGAATAATATTAAAAGAGAATTTACAAACAGTCTATAA